The Thermoproteota archaeon genome has a window encoding:
- a CDS encoding AIR synthase related protein has translation MEGKAGRSLLKEITKYVGRLGRNIAVPPHPSIDAGAERLMGLTRVYATDPALGVPDEDLGYFAFHFSASDVAVLGAEPKLMTSTILLPADASDDLALRIAKGIDWEAYRYGVTVITGHTGRYESVKEPVVVTTVIGEVREPVTPKLARVGDRLLLVGTPGAELLYGIAHFNPALLEGRFGKRTVERWKRARWMLTAVDSARDLVLFSRVNGMKDGAEGGLIRLLNDFADAAELGFTVNRDLIPFPPELLRLGRERGFDPMAASSSGVVLAAIPGNLPLGFLKDLMESHGFVVRIIGELRKEGREFVAEGEVREFPSPEEVRDPYPDLTQVS, from the coding sequence ATGGAGGGAAAAGCTGGGAGATCCTTACTGAAGGAAATAACGAAATATGTCGGTAGGCTCGGCAGGAACATAGCTGTTCCTCCGCATCCCAGCATAGATGCTGGGGCGGAGAGGTTAATGGGCCTGACGAGGGTGTACGCCACCGATCCGGCCTTAGGAGTGCCTGATGAGGATCTCGGCTACTTCGCTTTTCACTTCTCCGCATCGGATGTGGCGGTCTTGGGGGCTGAGCCCAAGCTAATGACCAGCACCATACTCCTGCCGGCAGACGCTAGCGACGATCTAGCTCTGAGGATAGCTAAGGGGATAGACTGGGAGGCTTACAGGTACGGCGTAACTGTGATAACTGGGCACACCGGTAGGTACGAGTCGGTGAAGGAGCCCGTCGTCGTCACGACGGTGATCGGAGAGGTCAGGGAGCCGGTGACGCCCAAGCTAGCTAGGGTCGGGGATAGGCTACTCCTAGTCGGCACACCTGGAGCTGAGTTGCTGTACGGCATCGCTCACTTCAACCCCGCGCTCCTAGAGGGAAGGTTCGGCAAGAGGACTGTGGAGAGATGGAAAAGAGCTAGATGGATGTTAACTGCCGTGGATTCAGCTAGAGACCTTGTTCTATTCTCGAGGGTAAACGGTATGAAGGATGGAGCGGAGGGCGGGCTTATAAGACTCCTGAATGACTTTGCAGATGCTGCTGAGCTCGGCTTCACCGTGAACAGGGACCTCATTCCCTTTCCGCCGGAGCTCCTAAGGCTGGGTCGGGAGAGGGGGTTTGATCCCATGGCTGCCTCAAGCTCAGGCGTGGTGCTGGCCGCCATCCCGGGCAACTTACCTTTAGGTTTCCTCAAGGATCTCATGGAATCCCACGGATTCGTCGTGAGGATTATCGGCGAGCTCAGGAAGGAGGGGAGAGAGTTTGTCGCAGAGGGGGAAGTGAGGGAATTTCCAAGTCCGGAGGAGGTTAGGGATCCCTACCCTGATCTCACTCAAGTGAGCTGA
- a CDS encoding Nre family DNA repair protein: MPSRIDPSLCVRCKGTKLLCGLSKCPILERVKSQAKVPKTNLVEGPSPPSALVGERGYPRVSVGPMVALREPDLPERPALWIRRSLSYMISRFSSQVYAHFIMDVRRVDEPQVEEVRWALLSEVPVEMEAKLKRPPTPRISFDGLLTPLGPTAPVERVKLAEEPKIPTPIERSVYDRDLSAAEGIVELYGKGVDVYSISKVLSLGSLGIRGRRRLVPTRWAITAVDSMVGNWLRRLVEQMPPYAGDILLFRSSYEGNRYFVLIVPGPYILEIVEAWLPRGLWTRSSREAHVLINGEHTRTGLDYMDGGHYAMRIAVLEKLRSMRRQASVLAIREIGPEYYAPVGVWQVREGMRMALSSEPARFGELDEALRFLRGKVRFDLTPILRSSRLLRFVKRWTSLEGFLE; the protein is encoded by the coding sequence GTGCCCTCTAGGATAGACCCATCCCTTTGCGTCAGGTGCAAGGGAACTAAGTTGCTATGCGGCCTGTCCAAGTGCCCCATTCTAGAGAGAGTCAAGTCTCAGGCGAAGGTCCCTAAGACCAACTTGGTGGAGGGTCCCTCACCCCCTTCGGCCCTCGTGGGTGAGAGGGGATATCCGAGGGTGTCCGTAGGTCCCATGGTAGCTCTAAGAGAGCCGGATCTCCCTGAGCGCCCTGCCCTGTGGATAAGGAGGTCCCTCAGTTACATGATTTCCAGGTTCTCCTCGCAAGTTTACGCTCACTTTATAATGGATGTGAGGAGAGTGGATGAACCGCAGGTCGAGGAGGTCAGATGGGCCCTTCTAAGCGAGGTTCCCGTCGAGATGGAGGCCAAGCTTAAGAGACCTCCGACTCCTAGGATCTCCTTCGACGGTCTCCTCACGCCACTAGGCCCGACAGCCCCTGTAGAAAGGGTAAAACTCGCTGAAGAGCCGAAGATACCGACTCCGATAGAGAGGAGCGTTTACGACAGGGATCTGAGTGCCGCCGAGGGTATCGTAGAGCTCTACGGGAAGGGTGTAGATGTTTATTCCATCTCCAAGGTCCTCTCCTTAGGCTCCCTGGGTATTCGGGGAAGGAGGAGGTTGGTTCCCACGAGATGGGCGATAACCGCGGTGGATTCCATGGTCGGGAACTGGTTGAGGAGGCTCGTCGAGCAGATGCCTCCTTACGCTGGGGACATACTACTTTTCCGGAGTAGTTATGAGGGGAACAGGTACTTCGTGTTAATCGTTCCCGGCCCCTACATTCTGGAGATCGTGGAGGCTTGGCTGCCTAGAGGTCTGTGGACTCGGTCCTCTCGAGAAGCTCACGTACTGATCAACGGGGAGCACACCCGCACGGGTTTGGATTACATGGATGGAGGTCACTACGCCATGAGAATAGCCGTTCTGGAGAAGCTGAGGTCGATGAGGAGGCAGGCTTCAGTTCTAGCCATCAGGGAGATAGGGCCGGAGTATTACGCTCCTGTGGGGGTCTGGCAGGTGAGGGAGGGGATGAGGATGGCGCTCTCTTCGGAGCCCGCGAGGTTCGGCGAGCTGGATGAAGCGCTCAGATTCCTCAGGGGTAAGGTGAGGTTCGATCTAACTCCGATCCTCCGGAGTTCTCGGCTTTTGAGATTCGTGAAGAGGTGGACCTCATTGGAGGGGTTTCTGGAGTAG
- a CDS encoding metalloregulator ArsR/SmtB family transcription factor produces MGRVEEVLKRVPRRCIEDIREYVEKIDRALDNLEKLEDKERMAWAFKALSNTTKLDIILLLAASEMPVCLISYILEKDQSLISHHLSDLKTAGLVKETVRGKFRVYKLQKDALLDLFNNIGSIVRG; encoded by the coding sequence ATGGGTAGAGTAGAGGAGGTACTGAAGAGGGTCCCCCGAAGATGTATAGAGGACATCAGGGAATACGTAGAGAAGATCGACAGGGCTCTGGACAATCTAGAGAAGCTAGAGGACAAGGAAAGAATGGCTTGGGCTTTCAAGGCTTTGTCCAATACAACAAAGTTAGACATTATATTACTGCTGGCAGCTTCCGAGATGCCCGTCTGCCTGATATCCTACATATTGGAGAAGGACCAATCGCTCATCTCCCATCATCTGTCCGACCTCAAGACGGCTGGTCTAGTTAAGGAAACGGTGAGGGGTAAGTTCAGGGTATACAAGCTCCAAAAGGATGCCCTGTTAGATTTATTCAATAATATAGGATCCATAGTGAGGGGGTGA
- a CDS encoding geranylgeranyl reductase family protein, with the protein MWDVAIVGAGPSGSTAAYLLAKMGFKTLLLDIRSFPRPKPCGGGITLKAARLLEELGLPLEPVEALHREVVVAGFGREVTVSTPPGEFAIALVKRELFDHRLLESAVGEGVEFVRAKVSAVKVFDSSVKLIGPGKEAKFVIGADGANSIVALTSGVRRGWRRDDVIVAMEGSAPLQDRLIFMVDAAPYGYGWIFPRSEDSNAGVGGMSEKSREIMEAFREFSSRFNVRMNGSWIIPAGGHGKPIARNRVLLVGDAAGLADPLTGEGLYYAFRSSLEASKALESDSPAENYSERMKPILEELKAKRRAARLIMPRMKFFFELFVSYPEIARRYMLSSIGKVEFRDFWRWAISRVPRALIKSKLGI; encoded by the coding sequence ATGTGGGATGTTGCCATAGTCGGAGCTGGGCCTTCAGGATCAACCGCGGCTTACCTACTAGCTAAGATGGGTTTCAAGACATTACTCTTGGATATAAGGAGCTTTCCCCGACCAAAACCCTGTGGTGGGGGGATAACTTTGAAGGCAGCTAGGCTGCTCGAGGAACTGGGCCTACCTTTAGAGCCGGTGGAGGCCCTTCACAGGGAAGTGGTAGTTGCTGGCTTCGGACGTGAGGTAACGGTAAGCACCCCACCGGGCGAGTTCGCCATAGCCTTGGTGAAGAGGGAACTCTTCGACCACAGGCTCCTCGAAAGCGCTGTAGGAGAGGGAGTCGAATTCGTCAGGGCCAAAGTGAGCGCTGTAAAGGTATTTGATAGCAGCGTGAAACTGATCGGGCCTGGAAAGGAGGCTAAATTCGTGATTGGGGCTGACGGTGCGAACTCCATCGTGGCTCTAACGTCGGGGGTTAGAAGAGGCTGGAGGAGGGATGATGTGATAGTGGCCATGGAGGGAAGCGCTCCCCTGCAGGACAGATTGATTTTCATGGTAGATGCAGCGCCCTACGGGTATGGCTGGATATTCCCGAGGAGCGAGGACTCCAATGCCGGAGTGGGGGGAATGTCCGAGAAGTCTCGTGAGATAATGGAGGCCTTCAGGGAGTTCTCATCTAGGTTCAACGTTAGAATGAACGGATCTTGGATAATACCGGCTGGCGGTCACGGCAAACCAATCGCGAGGAATCGCGTGCTTCTAGTAGGAGATGCAGCTGGTCTCGCAGATCCTCTCACAGGAGAAGGGCTCTATTATGCATTTAGAAGCTCGTTAGAGGCAAGTAAGGCTCTCGAAAGTGATTCCCCGGCTGAAAACTACAGTGAGAGGATGAAACCGATTCTAGAGGAGTTAAAGGCGAAGAGAAGGGCTGCTCGCTTGATAATGCCCAGGATGAAGTTCTTCTTCGAGCTGTTCGTCTCATATCCGGAGATAGCTAGGAGGTACATGCTCTCATCCATCGGCAAGGTCGAGTTCAGGGATTTCTGGAGGTGGGCGATCTCAAGAGTGCCCAGAGCCCTCATAAAGAGTAAGCTTGGGATATAA
- a CDS encoding histone family protein: protein MPKTRYLPLAPIGRIIREAGAERVSDAAVERLEHYMEKFAMEVSKHAVSLAKHANRKTVTGDDIELAVRAVWKT from the coding sequence ATGCCCAAGACGAGGTATCTACCTTTAGCTCCCATCGGGAGGATAATCCGGGAGGCCGGTGCTGAGAGGGTTAGTGACGCTGCCGTTGAGAGACTGGAGCATTACATGGAGAAGTTTGCCATGGAAGTGAGCAAGCACGCCGTTAGCCTCGCCAAGCATGCCAATAGGAAGACCGTAACCGGCGACGACATCGAGCTGGCTGTTAGGGCTGTCTGGAAGACATAA
- a CDS encoding type 1 glutamine amidotransferase domain-containing protein has translation MARIAILVHDRVEDDEFTFPFYYFKWRGHEVVVASPLDEFGSKHGCRKWKPDVKTSDLRANNFDACIIPGGYSPDKLRLDDHTLMFVREMLKAGKIVAAICHGPQVLISAKIVRGRKLTSARQVRDDLVNAGAEWVDEPVVVDGNLITSRYPIDLPGFVEAIERALTR, from the coding sequence ATGGCGAGGATAGCCATACTAGTGCACGACAGGGTGGAGGATGACGAGTTCACCTTCCCATTCTATTACTTCAAGTGGAGAGGTCACGAGGTGGTAGTGGCATCTCCGCTGGACGAGTTCGGAAGCAAGCACGGCTGCAGGAAGTGGAAGCCTGATGTGAAGACATCGGACCTGAGGGCCAACAATTTCGATGCTTGCATAATCCCGGGAGGCTACAGCCCCGACAAGCTCAGGCTCGACGATCACACGCTGATGTTCGTTAGGGAGATGCTCAAGGCGGGGAAGATCGTCGCTGCTATATGCCACGGTCCTCAAGTGCTCATCTCGGCCAAGATCGTGAGAGGGAGGAAACTGACCTCGGCTAGGCAGGTCAGAGACGACTTGGTGAACGCTGGCGCCGAGTGGGTGGATGAACCGGTAGTTGTTGATGGGAACTTGATCACTTCCAGATATCCTATCGACCTGCCGGGCTTTGTTGAGGCTATAGAGAGGGCCCTAACCCGCTAG
- a CDS encoding isoaspartyl peptidase/L-asparaginase: MDPVIIVHGGAWDIPPDLLEPSVLGVGRAAREGFKLLQEGYSALDAVERAVAIMEDNPTFDAGVGSVLNLEGYVELDAIIVDGASLRFGSAAAVRRIKNPISLARAIMEEMEEMMFVSEGAERVALELGFELIDPEELIVEREREAWKRRISSVRGTVGAVALDTNGRIAAATSTGGVPLKRPGRVGDTPLIGCGAYANELGGASSTGQGEPIMRVMLSKLAVDFLARGLHPTEAAQRSLSFMADRTGGWGGVIVLDNRGKVGYAHTSKRMAVAYSIDGDVVAKISSLE, encoded by the coding sequence TTGGATCCGGTCATAATAGTACACGGTGGGGCTTGGGACATACCTCCGGACCTTTTGGAACCCAGCGTTCTCGGTGTGGGGAGGGCAGCCCGTGAGGGATTCAAGTTACTGCAGGAAGGATATTCAGCCTTAGATGCTGTTGAGCGAGCGGTTGCAATAATGGAGGACAATCCAACGTTCGATGCGGGTGTAGGATCCGTTCTCAACTTGGAGGGATACGTGGAGCTGGATGCCATAATAGTGGACGGGGCTTCCCTGAGGTTCGGTTCTGCCGCGGCTGTTAGGCGCATTAAGAACCCTATCTCTTTAGCTAGGGCCATAATGGAGGAGATGGAGGAGATGATGTTCGTCTCCGAGGGTGCCGAGAGGGTTGCCTTGGAGTTGGGGTTCGAACTGATAGATCCCGAGGAGCTGATCGTTGAGAGGGAGCGTGAGGCTTGGAAGAGGAGGATCTCTAGTGTAAGGGGGACCGTCGGTGCCGTCGCTCTGGATACCAATGGCAGGATAGCGGCCGCCACCTCCACGGGTGGCGTGCCCCTCAAGAGGCCGGGCAGGGTAGGGGATACTCCACTCATAGGGTGTGGGGCCTACGCCAACGAGCTAGGTGGGGCGAGCTCCACTGGGCAGGGAGAGCCAATAATGAGGGTAATGCTATCCAAACTCGCTGTGGATTTCTTGGCTAGGGGGCTACACCCCACAGAGGCCGCTCAGAGGTCTCTCTCCTTCATGGCCGATAGGACGGGAGGTTGGGGTGGCGTAATAGTCCTAGATAACAGAGGGAAGGTGGGATACGCCCACACCTCTAAGAGGATGGCGGTCGCCTACTCCATAGACGGGGATGTAGTGGCGAAGATCAGCTCACTTGAGTGA
- a CDS encoding ABC transporter ATP-binding protein, which yields MLEARRLEEQPELAVEARDLTKRFGKFVAVDHINLEIRRGENFGLLGPNGAGKTTTIRMITGVIKPSEGYVKVFGIDVAKERKKVLKYIGYMPQKFSLYEDLTVEENIRLYGRLQGLTGSLLKERVKELLERFYLWEFRRRLAGKLSGGMKQRLALATALVHDPALLILDEPTAGVDPPLRRKFWEHFRELNKEGKTILVTTHYMDEAENCDRLALMNRGRIIAEGTPREIKRKALGGDLVEIIFEGRLDPSTLPGVKYVTEDSGERYLLVVENAGRDLPKIVKKAEELGARILVASPVHVSLEEAFIRFMGESE from the coding sequence ATGCTAGAGGCCCGAAGATTAGAGGAGCAGCCAGAGCTGGCAGTGGAAGCTAGGGACTTAACCAAGAGATTCGGCAAATTCGTTGCTGTCGATCACATAAACTTGGAGATAAGGCGAGGGGAGAACTTCGGCCTCTTGGGGCCGAACGGGGCAGGGAAGACCACGACCATAAGGATGATAACCGGGGTCATAAAACCGTCAGAGGGCTACGTGAAGGTCTTCGGCATAGATGTGGCCAAGGAGAGGAAGAAGGTCCTAAAGTACATAGGGTACATGCCCCAGAAGTTCAGCCTGTATGAAGATCTCACGGTAGAGGAGAACATAAGGCTATATGGCCGCCTCCAAGGGTTGACCGGATCTCTACTCAAGGAGAGAGTCAAGGAACTGCTGGAGAGATTCTATCTCTGGGAATTCAGGAGGAGGCTCGCTGGGAAGCTCAGTGGAGGGATGAAACAGAGGCTGGCGCTTGCCACAGCGCTAGTACATGACCCGGCCCTCCTGATTCTGGACGAGCCCACCGCTGGAGTTGATCCCCCCCTCAGGCGGAAGTTCTGGGAGCACTTCAGGGAGCTAAATAAGGAGGGCAAGACAATACTGGTCACCACTCACTACATGGACGAGGCTGAGAACTGCGACAGGTTGGCTCTGATGAACAGGGGCAGGATAATCGCAGAGGGTACTCCTAGGGAGATAAAGAGGAAGGCATTGGGAGGAGATCTAGTGGAAATAATCTTTGAGGGTCGTCTAGATCCATCTACCCTCCCAGGAGTCAAGTATGTCACGGAGGACTCCGGGGAGAGATACCTTCTGGTGGTGGAGAATGCAGGAAGGGATCTCCCTAAGATAGTGAAGAAGGCCGAGGAGTTGGGGGCGAGGATACTGGTGGCCTCACCAGTACATGTGAGCCTAGAGGAGGCATTCATCAGGTTCATGGGTGAATCCGAATGA
- the pheA gene encoding prephenate dehydratase: MKVAIQGERGSYSDEAAKRFFEDREYEPLSKRFLEEVFDSIESEEADYGVIPVENSSTGSIRKSLDLLLERDIKVVGEIKVRVRHALLGVKGARLEDVEVVYSHPEAISQCEGFLKSRGWRVIPSFDTAGAAREVAEQEDRRKAAIASERVAELYELEVLARDIQDLPHNTTRFFVITKEGKWPRDADTTSAFFATRHVPGALWRALGVFARRNINLLWLESRPIRREPWNYSFFVEFEGSLWEEYVRDALEELKSESIWVKVLGTYRRTSVF, from the coding sequence ATGAAGGTAGCCATCCAAGGAGAGAGAGGGTCGTACAGCGATGAAGCGGCCAAAAGATTCTTTGAGGATAGGGAATACGAACCTCTGTCTAAAAGGTTTTTGGAGGAAGTGTTCGATTCAATAGAGTCTGAGGAGGCTGACTACGGTGTCATCCCTGTTGAGAATTCCAGTACGGGGAGTATTAGGAAATCCTTAGACCTCCTACTGGAAAGGGACATTAAGGTCGTGGGCGAGATAAAGGTCCGAGTGAGGCACGCCCTGCTTGGGGTGAAGGGCGCCAGATTAGAGGATGTTGAGGTGGTGTACTCCCATCCGGAGGCAATATCTCAGTGCGAGGGATTCCTCAAGTCCCGGGGATGGAGGGTAATTCCGAGCTTCGACACTGCAGGGGCAGCTAGGGAAGTGGCCGAGCAGGAGGATAGGAGGAAGGCCGCGATAGCTAGCGAGAGGGTGGCTGAGCTTTATGAATTAGAGGTGCTCGCTAGGGACATTCAGGACCTGCCCCACAACACCACTAGGTTTTTCGTGATCACTAAAGAAGGGAAGTGGCCTAGGGACGCTGACACCACATCCGCCTTCTTCGCCACGAGGCACGTGCCGGGCGCCCTGTGGAGGGCACTTGGAGTGTTCGCTAGGAGGAACATCAACCTCTTATGGCTTGAATCCAGACCTATAAGGAGGGAACCTTGGAATTACTCGTTCTTCGTGGAATTCGAGGGGTCTCTATGGGAAGAGTACGTGAGGGATGCCCTCGAGGAGCTGAAGAGCGAGTCGATATGGGTGAAGGTGCTCGGGACCTATAGGAGGACCTCGGTCTTCTAG
- a CDS encoding CoA-binding protein, giving the protein MSSIESFFNPKSMVIVGASRTPGKIGYELLRIMVENSQRGIYKGKLYAVNPKSDEMILGVPTYKSVLDIPETPDLAVLVTPAKYTPPAMEECGKKGIKNVIVISGGFAEVGGEGVKLQKMLESIREKYGMRVIGPNCVGVVVPSTGVDTMFLPVKKEFLGRKYISSPRPKPGNISLSTQSGAFGVACLDYMHGEGIGLAKFVSYGNKLDVDEVDVLKYLKDDEETKVILIYAESIDRGREFLKLAKEITKEKPIVVFKAGRTSAGARAASSHTAAMAGSDSVYDAAFKQAGVIRVEDMEELFDAAKALVMQPPAKGDRIAILTDGGGVGVMAADETEALGLKLSDLTEESQKRFQELKEGKVIPPIAATGNPVDLTGSATDESFVESMKILLEDDNVDGIIVLALHHVPGVTAELPSKLAKLSKGYDKPVVAMDVGSSQYAREFRELFEREGIPAYPESERAVRAMKALVEFGRAKNLPR; this is encoded by the coding sequence GTGTCTTCGATAGAGAGCTTCTTCAACCCGAAATCAATGGTGATCGTGGGAGCATCGAGGACTCCTGGTAAGATAGGATACGAGCTGCTGAGGATCATGGTGGAGAACTCTCAAAGAGGGATCTACAAGGGCAAGCTCTACGCGGTCAATCCGAAATCCGATGAGATGATTCTGGGAGTTCCCACGTACAAATCGGTGCTGGATATACCCGAGACCCCCGACCTAGCCGTTTTGGTCACTCCAGCTAAATATACACCACCAGCCATGGAGGAATGCGGGAAGAAGGGCATAAAGAACGTCATAGTGATAAGCGGGGGATTCGCCGAGGTGGGAGGGGAGGGGGTGAAGCTCCAGAAAATGCTTGAGAGCATCAGAGAGAAGTACGGGATGAGGGTCATTGGACCCAACTGCGTGGGAGTGGTGGTCCCCTCCACGGGCGTGGACACGATGTTCCTACCGGTCAAGAAGGAGTTCTTAGGGAGGAAATATATCTCGTCTCCCAGACCCAAGCCGGGTAACATATCACTCAGCACCCAGTCGGGCGCCTTCGGGGTTGCTTGCTTGGACTACATGCATGGAGAAGGCATAGGGCTGGCTAAATTCGTTAGCTATGGGAACAAGCTCGATGTAGACGAGGTGGATGTATTGAAGTACCTGAAGGACGATGAGGAGACAAAGGTCATCCTCATCTATGCTGAATCCATTGATAGAGGAAGGGAATTCCTGAAGCTCGCCAAGGAGATAACTAAGGAAAAACCGATAGTAGTATTCAAAGCTGGGAGGACGAGCGCTGGTGCCAGAGCCGCCAGCTCCCATACAGCGGCAATGGCTGGAAGTGACTCCGTCTACGATGCGGCTTTCAAGCAGGCGGGAGTGATAAGGGTTGAGGACATGGAGGAACTGTTCGACGCCGCCAAGGCCTTGGTTATGCAGCCACCAGCAAAGGGTGATAGAATAGCCATACTCACCGATGGCGGCGGAGTTGGAGTGATGGCTGCCGATGAGACTGAAGCGCTCGGTCTCAAACTATCTGACCTAACTGAGGAGAGTCAAAAAAGATTTCAAGAGCTCAAGGAGGGGAAAGTCATACCCCCGATAGCCGCCACAGGTAACCCCGTTGACCTCACGGGAAGTGCAACGGACGAGTCCTTCGTAGAGTCGATGAAGATCCTACTGGAGGACGATAACGTAGATGGCATCATCGTTCTCGCGCTCCACCACGTTCCCGGCGTCACTGCTGAGCTCCCGAGCAAATTAGCCAAATTATCTAAGGGATACGACAAGCCCGTGGTGGCCATGGACGTTGGCTCGTCGCAGTACGCCAGGGAGTTCAGGGAGCTCTTCGAAAGGGAGGGCATACCCGCATACCCGGAGTCGGAGAGGGCTGTGAGGGCCATGAAGGCCCTAGTAGAGTTTGGGAGGGCTAAGAACCTCCCGAGATGA
- a CDS encoding ABC transporter permease: MIKLEESVRKGLRIIPIVDKEIRQLIRDPKTILMVLLMPITVTVLFGYGYGGKGAGKYPITVVDLDGGDGAFKFIQELRNSKMFEIKAIYKSKGQGFSSVYSGKVYASLIIPETFTEDLMRGRPTRVELYYDASNPTVAQIIMQAVGVVTQRFQEWTAAQFGTFAITPMFYTVYGPKIKKIESFIPTLMAMILQMVPTSLISVSICREREKGTFEQFIMTPVSVFDIVFGKLIAYFFATVSDAILSLFTAMLLFDVKLKGSFFDMTVVSTVFLLNSLSLGLLISVFSRNQLQAYQASIFSFIIFMLFSGVLIPVDVLSSEAKLIASFVPMYYFVTAFRNVSLKGWSYFMVLDQLMVISVFTSAFLALSLRFLRMEVM, encoded by the coding sequence ATGATAAAGCTGGAGGAGAGCGTGAGGAAGGGACTTAGGATAATACCAATAGTCGACAAGGAGATAAGGCAGCTCATCAGGGACCCCAAGACTATACTCATGGTCCTCCTGATGCCTATAACCGTGACTGTCCTCTTTGGATACGGATACGGTGGTAAAGGCGCTGGGAAATATCCAATCACTGTAGTAGACCTAGATGGCGGAGATGGAGCCTTCAAATTCATACAGGAGCTCAGAAACTCCAAGATGTTCGAGATAAAGGCCATATACAAATCTAAGGGTCAAGGCTTCTCCTCAGTGTACTCTGGTAAGGTTTACGCGAGCCTGATAATCCCAGAGACCTTCACTGAGGATCTGATGAGGGGTAGACCTACTAGGGTGGAGCTTTATTACGATGCCAGTAACCCGACAGTGGCCCAGATAATAATGCAGGCAGTCGGAGTGGTCACTCAACGGTTTCAGGAGTGGACCGCAGCTCAATTCGGTACGTTCGCCATAACACCGATGTTTTACACTGTTTACGGCCCCAAGATAAAGAAGATAGAGAGCTTCATCCCAACGCTCATGGCTATGATATTGCAGATGGTTCCAACAAGCTTGATATCTGTATCAATCTGCAGGGAGAGGGAGAAGGGAACGTTCGAGCAGTTCATTATGACGCCAGTGAGTGTCTTCGACATAGTATTCGGTAAATTGATCGCATACTTCTTCGCAACAGTATCTGATGCTATACTGAGCCTTTTCACGGCAATGCTGCTATTCGATGTTAAGCTTAAGGGCTCCTTCTTTGACATGACCGTGGTATCAACAGTATTTCTTCTAAATTCCCTGAGTTTGGGTCTATTAATATCCGTCTTCTCCAGAAATCAGCTTCAAGCCTATCAGGCCAGCATATTCTCGTTCATAATATTCATGCTCTTCAGCGGAGTATTGATCCCGGTTGACGTTCTCAGTTCTGAGGCTAAGCTCATCGCATCCTTCGTCCCAATGTACTACTTCGTGACAGCTTTTAGGAATGTTTCCCTCAAGGGATGGAGCTATTTCATGGTTCTAGACCAACTGATGGTAATTAGCGTGTTTACATCCGCCTTTCTCGCCCTCTCCCTGAGATTCCTGAGGATGGAGGTGATGTGA
- a CDS encoding RNA 2'-phosphotransferase codes for MARRVRISKLVSLLLRHRPDLGGLSPDERGFVPLDDLLDSVVTIMREKCSREEVLDVIMSDEERFEVVDGMVRARYGHSFTVTYDRPLPLDEVPDILYHGTTLSSLGSILREGLKPMGRGYVHLSLTKERALKVAKRRRGPHVILRIRARDLARDVPLYRPSRLTFLVKRVPPEYIEVEEVVRG; via the coding sequence ATGGCGAGGAGAGTAAGAATTAGCAAATTGGTATCGCTACTACTGAGGCATAGACCGGACTTAGGTGGATTGTCGCCAGATGAGAGAGGGTTTGTCCCACTCGACGATCTCCTAGACTCTGTAGTTACAATTATGAGGGAAAAATGCTCTAGGGAAGAGGTCTTAGACGTCATAATGAGCGATGAGGAGAGGTTTGAGGTAGTGGACGGAATGGTGAGGGCTAGGTATGGCCACAGTTTTACTGTCACATACGATAGGCCCCTTCCTCTGGACGAGGTCCCCGACATACTGTATCACGGGACCACCCTCAGCTCCCTAGGATCAATATTGAGGGAGGGGCTCAAGCCGATGGGTAGGGGATACGTCCACCTCTCTCTCACCAAGGAGAGGGCCTTGAAAGTGGCAAAAAGGAGAAGAGGACCTCACGTCATCCTCAGAATAAGGGCTAGAGATCTCGCTAGGGATGTACCGCTGTATAGACCATCGCGCCTGACCTTCTTGGTGAAGAGGGTTCCTCCCGAATATATAGAAGTGGAGGAGGTAGTCAGGGGGTAA